The genome window GCTGTAGATAATCCTAGAAAAACTATATCTTATAGTATATCTAGGATTGCACAGTGTCCTTTATTTTAGTATGTTTCATTAATAGATTTAACTTGGTATTCAAAGTTTTAGTGAAGAACAGTTTGGAACTAAATATGCCTTTAAGAATTAGATATAAGAGCTATAAAAAAGAGACCAATGTTAAATGTAGAGAGGGGCTGTAGCATTATGAATAATATAACATTATTTTGTCTTCCATATGCAGGAGGATCAGAAAGAATATATGCTAACTGGCAAAAGTATTTAGATTCCTCAATAGAATTACATGCTATTGAACTATCGGGAAGAGGAAAGAGATTTAATGAACCACTATACTCTTCTTTAGATGAAGCAATTGAAGATATTTATTCTCAAATTAAACCATATTTGCACAAGCCTTTCATCTTTTTTGGACACAGTATGGGAAGTTTATTAGCCTACGAATTAGCGTATAAAGTTAAGCAATTAAATGGAGCTACTCCATTGCATATGTTTTTCTCGGGCGGGAAAACTCCTCAAGGCTACTCCAATGAAAAAGAGAAAACGCATTTATTTCCGGATGAAGAGTTTAAAAATGAGATTAAACAAATGGGAGGAACACCTCAAGAAATACTTGATACTCCAGAGTTGCTTGATATTTTTATCCCTATTCTAAAATCAGACTTTAAAATAATTGAAAATTATGATTATTCTAATGAGAATTTTAAGTTTGATTGCAATATAACTGTGCTTCACGGTAAAGAAGACGATATCTTAGAAGAAGAATTACTAGGATGGAGGTTATATACTAAAAACAGTTGTAATATTGTTCCTTTTGAAGGAGGACATTTTTTTATTAATGAGCGTGTAGAATCAATTGTTAAACTTATCAATCAAGAAATACAAGTATTTGCATAATCATAATTTTATCTAATGTATGTCAGTTGAACTACCCCCACTTAGCTACGCCTGAAGTGGGGGATTCTTACGGTTGATACGAAATTCGTATCGTCTTTCAGTCTTGTTTTTGGTTTAACACGAAAGGACATTCTTTTGCTTACGTAAAAAGCCAATGTATCTCCCTTTCACTTGTTTCTTGAGGAGAGAGGTACATTGGCTAAATAATAAAATAGGTCTGGACATTCATTTTAACACTTAGCTCATAGTATACAAAGTAGTGACAGTAAGTTTTAATTTCTTTGGTGCGTTAATTAGTTGGTGTCCCTTTGTGGTTAAGTAAATTGATGGAAGGATCCACTTACTTAAGTGAGAATTTATATTTTGGGTAGGAATTACAACTTGACGATAGTTAATTGAAAATATTTTAGGCATTTCTAATTGGTTTATTAGATACAACTTCCTATAATAATATAAATTCCTCATATAGTTGGTGAATGTTAATAACTTTTACACTATCAGGGAATTTATGATTTGTTGCACATAATGCCATTTTATATTTTTCATCTATATCATATTGTTTAAAGAAGTATGTATCAGAATTATTAGGATTAAGAGCTGTTATCCCATTTTTATCAAACTTAATTGTAAAAGAGTTTAAAGGGATGGAGAGTCCATGGCCAACAGCTTTTATGTAGCTTTCCTTTAAAGTCCATAATTCATAAAAAAAACTTTCTTTTTTTAAAGGGTTTTGTGATTTTAAAGCATTATATTCCTTTAATGAAAAAAATTGTTCAGCAATACTTATATCTACTGCTTCCACACGTTCAATATCAATTCCCACTGAAGAAGTACCACAGCAACCTACAACCCAATCACCTGAATGCGAAATATTAAAATGAATATGATCAAAATTAACAATATACGGTTTTCCATATTTATTTACACGAAAATCTATTTCGTAGTTTTCTATATTTAATTTTTTGCAAATGATATATCTAACTAGAATGTCACCAAGTAAAGTTCTTTGAGCATCTTCTAACCTGTAAAATCGGTTTATTCGCTCGCGTTTTTCGTTTGAAACAGAAGCTAGCAATATATCAAATTTTTTCTTGCTTATATTTGTATCTAACTTCACAGCATAAACATCTAGCATAGGTAAACACCCTTTTTTAGTTTAGAGATATATTTCGGTTTTAAAGTAATTACTAGTTCAATATTTGATTTTATCTTTTTAGTTAATTATCGTCAAGTTTATTAATTTTGCCATTCTTTCAGAAGGAACTGCATACAAAAAACGTAAATTCTTCCGTACGATTAGAAGTAAAGCTATCAAAAACCACGATGTCAAAGGTATTGAGAATCTACAAGTAAGAAATATGCTGAAAAACGGTAAACTTGTAAAAGCAATTAGCGAAAGTTCTTATTCACAGTTTAGGAACATGTTGGAATACAAGGAAAAATGGTACAGGAA of Bacillus clarus contains these proteins:
- a CDS encoding 4'-phosphopantetheinyl transferase family protein, whose protein sequence is MLDVYAVKLDTNISKKKFDILLASVSNEKRERINRFYRLEDAQRTLLGDILVRYIICKKLNIENYEIDFRVNKYGKPYIVNFDHIHFNISHSGDWVVGCCGTSSVGIDIERVEAVDISIAEQFFSLKEYNALKSQNPLKKESFFYELWTLKESYIKAVGHGLSIPLNSFTIKFDKNGITALNPNNSDTYFFKQYDIDEKYKMALCATNHKFPDSVKVINIHQLYEEFILL
- a CDS encoding thioesterase II family protein; protein product: MNNITLFCLPYAGGSERIYANWQKYLDSSIELHAIELSGRGKRFNEPLYSSLDEAIEDIYSQIKPYLHKPFIFFGHSMGSLLAYELAYKVKQLNGATPLHMFFSGGKTPQGYSNEKEKTHLFPDEEFKNEIKQMGGTPQEILDTPELLDIFIPILKSDFKIIENYDYSNENFKFDCNITVLHGKEDDILEEELLGWRLYTKNSCNIVPFEGGHFFINERVESIVKLINQEIQVFA